One genomic region from Quercus robur chromosome 4, dhQueRobu3.1, whole genome shotgun sequence encodes:
- the LOC126721283 gene encoding histone H3-like centromeric protein CENH3 isoform X1 — protein sequence MARVKHPAHKNPNRKKLSDRTGGGASTSSPRTSPSGRSSQTNRENPKSPGTQRKKRRYRPGTVALREIRHFQKTWNLVIPAAPFIRVVKQLSLQFSPEISRWAAEALVALQEAAEDFLVHLFEDATLCTVHAKRVTLMKKDFELARRLGGKGRPW from the exons ATGGCGAGGGTTAAACACCCTGCTCATAAAAATCCAAATCGAAAAAAATTAtctg aTCGCACCGGAGGAGGGGCCTCAACATCTTCTCCAAGAACG TCTCCTAGTGGAAGGTCGAGCCAAACCAACAGGGAGAATCCAAAAT CTCCAGGAACTCAGCGGAAGAAGCGACGTTATAGGCCAGGAACAGTGGCCCTTCGTGAGATTCGCCACTTTCAGAAGACTTGGAATCTGGTCATTCCAGCTGCTCCTTTCATTAGAGTT GTAAAACAATTATCACTGCAATTCTCTCCAGAGATTAGTCGTTGGGCAGCAGAAGCTTTAGTAGCACTCCAGGAG gCAGCGGAGGATTTTTTGGTCCATTTATTTGAAGATGCAACGCTCTGTACAGTTCATGCGAAGCGTGTAACTCTGA TGAAGAAAGATTTTGAGTTGGCACGTCGGCTTGGAGGGAAAGGAAGGCCTTGGTGA
- the LOC126721283 gene encoding histone H3-like centromeric protein CENH3 isoform X2, whose amino-acid sequence MARVKHPAHKNPNRKKLSDRTGGGASTSSPRTSPSGRSSQTNRENPKSPGTQRKKRRYRPGTVALREIRHFQKTWNLVIPAAPFIRVVKQLSLQFSPEISRWAAEALVALQEAAEDFLVHLFEDATLCTVHAKRVTLICIATNMMYNIC is encoded by the exons ATGGCGAGGGTTAAACACCCTGCTCATAAAAATCCAAATCGAAAAAAATTAtctg aTCGCACCGGAGGAGGGGCCTCAACATCTTCTCCAAGAACG TCTCCTAGTGGAAGGTCGAGCCAAACCAACAGGGAGAATCCAAAAT CTCCAGGAACTCAGCGGAAGAAGCGACGTTATAGGCCAGGAACAGTGGCCCTTCGTGAGATTCGCCACTTTCAGAAGACTTGGAATCTGGTCATTCCAGCTGCTCCTTTCATTAGAGTT GTAAAACAATTATCACTGCAATTCTCTCCAGAGATTAGTCGTTGGGCAGCAGAAGCTTTAGTAGCACTCCAGGAG gCAGCGGAGGATTTTTTGGTCCATTTATTTGAAGATGCAACGCTCTGTACAGTTCATGCGAAGCGTGTAACTCTGA TCTGCATAGCCACAAACATGATGTACAACATATGCTAG